CTTTTATAGCGGCAAATTGCTATGATCATTTAAACCATTATGACAAAGCAGAGTCATTATACCTGCGCGCAATTGAATTGAATGGTACAGCTTACGAGCCTGTTTTTAACCTTGGGGTGCTTTATTTTAAAAAGAGCACTTTTACTAATAATGATAATAAAAATATCACAAGTGCTATATTGTGGTTGGAAAAGGCCAGCGAAATGGCGCCTGGTGATAAAAACTGCTTAAAGTTATTGCAGTTAGCATACACAAAAACTGGCGATAACGAGCTTTTAGAGAGAGTAAACAACAAATTAGAACAATAAACCAATTAAACGTGATCAGCTATTTACCTATATGTAAATTGATCATTTCATCAAAATTGTATACAAATGAAAATTAAATTTTTTATGGCCGGCCTTTTAGGTCTAATTTCAGTAACTGCCTTTGCGCAAAAAGGGGAGTTGAACACAGCACAAACGGAATATGATAAGTATGAAAGTTTGAAAAGCCAGCCTACATTGGCTTTGCCAAGTTTACAAAAGGCCAAAGAATCTATCGACAAAGCCGCTGCAAATACCAAAACAGCAACACTGCCTCAAACTTATGCAGTAAAAGGTGGTGTTTATGCGTCGTTAGCCGAAAACGATACTGTTGCCACTACATCAATGCCTAATTTTGTTATCGCGCAAGAGGCCTTAACAAAAGCGAAAGAAGCAGATACAAAGGGCGAATTTAAAAAGCTGATTGATAATGGATACCTTATATTAGCCCAATATCAAATTAAAAAAGGTGTGAAGGCATTCCAGGCCAAACAGTATGAAGATGCCTACAAAGCCTTCGATTTTTACCGCACTGTATTGCCCGAAGATACAACGGCTATATTATATACAGGCCTTGCTGCTTTAAACGCTAAAAATTATCCTGCAGCCATCGCTAACTATAACAAATTAGTAACTACTAAATACTCCGGTAACGAAGGTGTATATGGCGATCTATCATCGATATACTTAGAAACTAAAGATACAACCGCAGCTTTAAAAGCAATAAGCGATGGCTTGGCTAAATATCCTAAAAATGCCGAATTAAGGAAAAAAGAGATTGTTATAAGCTTGCAAAGTGGTAAACAAAAAGAAGTGCTTGATAAAATTCAGGCTGCTATTGCAAACGATCCCAAAAATAAAGATCTGTATTACTACGCTGGCTTGGTATACTCGCAAGCAGCTGACGAATATGGCTCTCAAGCTAACAAAACAAAAGATGCTGCTGCAAAAACAGCATTGTTAGCAAAAAGAACAGATAGCTTTGAAAAAGGAAATGCTATGTATAAAAAGGCGCTGGAAATTGATCCTAACTATTTTGAAGCTAACTTAAACCTGGGTTATGTTATCATAGCACCTGCAATTGATAGCTACAATGCAGCTAACAGATTGCCTGCAAACAAGCAAAAAGAATATGAAGCCGCAATAGCCAAAGCTAAAGTACAGTTTGAATTAGCTAAACCATACTTATTAAAGGCGGTTGAACTTAATCCAAAATCGCCAGATGCATTAAGTAACTTATTAACTTATTACAAAGGCACAAAAGACGATGCTAACGCCGCTAAAATAAAAGCACAGTTAGATGCATTACCTAAAAACTAATAGGCAGAAGGAGTAATTATTTATTTATTTATTTAGGCCCGCTACTATAGCGGGCTTAAATTTTATATTAATACTTAACATAATGTTAATTATGAGAATTAATTTTGATTATGCTAAGTGTGGAATATACGTTAGATATGTCAATCTCAAAACATCTTTCTATATACCTTAATATATTGTAAGTTAGATTATTTACACTTGCCTAATTAAATTTAGTGATATATGGATTTGCAATTAAAAAATAAAACAGCGCTGGTTACTGGTTCAACAGCCGGCATTGGTTATGCTATAGCCAGGTCGTTAGCAGCCGAGGGCGCTAATGTATATGTTAATGGCCGCGAACAAAAACGTGTTGACGCTGCGGTACAAAAAATAATTGCCGAAACTGGCAATGCAAATATTAAAGGTTTAATAGCCGATTTTGCGGATAAGCAACAAGTAGAGAATCTGATAAGCCAATTGCCGCAGGTTGATATACTGGTAAATAATGTAGGGATCTTTGATCCGAAGGAATTCAAACAAATTACCGACGCCGAATGGTTTAAATTTTTTGAAGTGAATGTTTTGAGCGGTGTACGGTTATCACGGGCATATTTTGATAAGATGCTGGCCAATAACTGGGGTCGTGTTATATTTATATCAAGCGAATCAGGTATACAAATACCTGCAGAAATGATTCATTACGGCATGACAAAAACCGCCCAAATAGCCGTTGCCCGCGGTTTAGCCGAGTTAACAACAGGTACAAATGTTACTGTTAATACCGTTTTACCCGGTCCAACTGCTTCCGAAGGTGCCACTGCGTTTATAAAAGCCGTAGCTAAAGACCAGGGATTAACCGATGCAGAAATGGAAAAGGAATTTTTTACCAATATGCGTGGTTCGTCACTTATTAAGCGCTTTATAGCGCCTAATGAGATAGCCAGCATGGTAACCTATATTGCCAGCCCTTTGTCGTCGGCTACTAATGGGGCAACATTACGTGCAGACGGTGGTGTTATAAAAACAGCGTTCTAAAAATACGCACAAAAAAGCCCGGACTATAATAGCCCGGGCTAACGTTAACCAAAAGCATTATGGCTTTTTGGTAGTATCTCTTGTGGTGGTGTCCCTTTTAGTGGTATCGGTAGTAGTGGGCGAAGTTGTAGTAGCCGGCGCAACCGTAGTAGCTGTTGAATCTGTAGCTGTACTGTCAGAAGCGTTTCCGGCGCTCTTTGTTGAGCTACAACCCATTGCCAATGAACCGAAGATCGTCGCTACTAACGCGAAACTCAAAATTTGCTTTTTCATAGATATAAGTTTAAAAGTTTTCAATTTGTTAGATGTATAAAAATCTTATACATGTTCGGCTTAGTATTGCAAAGTCTGTTCCAAACTATTGGCATATGTAAATTTTGTGCTGTATTTGTAAATAATGTGGGTATTATACATACATGCTCAATATTTTTCTGATATTTAACGTTAATGGTAGTATCAGAAAATATGCTGAAATGGATGATGCGCCTCTACCCTCCCCTTTTGTTTCAGCGGATATGGGTACAGCGTTTCGGCAAGGGTTTTAGGAGTGTAAAGGTTAAAATAAATAAAAGCTTATTAAATAAAAACCCGAACGGAAGCATATTTGGCGGGACGATTTTTGCAGCGGCCGACCCATTTTACCCGGTTTTATTTAACCAAATATTAAATACAAAAGGCGGCAAACTTAAAATATGGTCTAAATCAGCAAAAATAGACTTTTTAAAACCGGGGTTAACCAATCTGTTTTTTGAAGTTGAAATAACTGATGCAGATATTGAACATGCCCGGCAAACCTTAAGCATATACGGCAAGTATGAACATGCTTTTCCGTTAGATATTTATAATACCGATGGCGAAATATGCGTATCGCTGATAAACGAGGTGTACATACGCGATTTAAATTTTAAAACAGAACTATAAACAGATGCTTGTGTTTATGAATGATGCCGCCTTTATAAAAAAGGGATTTTTAATAAGTACCGACGTTAACCTGATAGATTTTGAAGCTGTATACGACTACCTGGATAAGCAATCGTACTGGGCTAAAGGGATACCTAAAGACAGGCTGCTTAGAGCTACCAATAACTCGATGTGCTTTGGTGTGTATAAAGATGGTAAACAGGCCGGTTTTGCCCGTGTAGTTACTGATAAAGCCACCTTTGCTTACCTATGCGATGTGTTTGTGCTACCGGCATACCGTGGTTTTGGTTTATCGAAGTGGCTGATGCAAAGTATAATAAACCATGATGAACTGCAGGGCTTGCGCCGATGGTCGTTAGCTACGCAGGATGCGCACGGTTTATATAAGCAGTTTGGGTTTAAAGAGGTAACAAATCCCGAAGTATGGATGCAGATTTTTACGCCTTATATACAGGATTAATTAAGAGAGATGAATTTAAAGAGACTGATTTTTGAGGGTGAAGGCGTATCGCTTGATTTTAAAAAAACCATTACCAGCTGCGAAAAAATAGCTAAAACGATGGTGTCGTTCGCTAATAATGTTGGTGGCCGGTTGCTGATAGGTGTTTTGGATGATGGTACCATTAAAGGTGTAAAAGCCGAGGACGAAGAGCGCTATATGATAACCAAGGCGGCTAATTTTTTTACCCGCCCTGCACTCGAGCCCGAATTTGAAGAGGTTTATTATGATGATAAGTTGGTGCTGGTGGTTAACATACCCGAGAGTAGCCTAAAACCACACTATTCGCTTGCCGAGGATGGCAAATGGTGGGTATATATACGTGTTAAAGATAAAAGCGTATTGGCCAGCAAAATTGTTGTTGATGTTTTAAAACGATCAGCTGATGATAATGGTGTGTTGATAGAATATACATCAAAGGAAAAAGCCCTTTTAGAGCATTTGGAAGCTACTCAGCGTATTACTGTTAAGGAATTTTGCGACATGCTGAACATAGGCCGCCGCCGTGCCCAACGCATATTGGTTAATCTGGTATTATCCGGCGTTATACGCGTGCACACGACTGAAAAAGAAGAGTTTTACACAGCCAGCTAAATTCACTCAGCTATTCATTACTTTTGCCTCCCTTAGTAATGAAAGCCACTTACCACAAATATCGTTCGTATTACCAGGATAGCCTTAAGCTGGCTATCCCAGTAGTGATATCGCAGCTTGGGCATACCCTCGTGCAGATGTCAGATTCGGTTATTGTGGGCCACTTTGCGGGTACTGCCTCCCTTGCAGCCGTAGCCTTAGTAGGTAGTTTGTTTATGGTGCCATTGGTTATCGGTATGGGCATCAGCTATGGTATTACACCACTTATAGCCCAATATAATGGCCGTAACGATCATAAAGAGTGCGGCAGGTTATTATCTAACAGTTTGTTTTTAAACCTGCTTACGGGCCTTGTATTATTTGTGTTTATATACTTTGGTGTTATTTTGGTGATAGACAAGCTGCATCAATCGCCCGAAGTGGTGCAACAGGCACGGCCATTTTTATTGTTGCTTAGCTTATCGCTTATTCCTTTATTGGTATTTAATACATTTAAACAATTTGCCGAGGGACTTGGCTTTACCAAACAGGCCATGCTGATATCTATTTGGGGCAATGTGCTTAACATTTGTCTGGGTATTATATTTGTAAAGGGT
This portion of the Inquilinus sp. KBS0705 genome encodes:
- a CDS encoding SDR family oxidoreductase, with product MDLQLKNKTALVTGSTAGIGYAIARSLAAEGANVYVNGREQKRVDAAVQKIIAETGNANIKGLIADFADKQQVENLISQLPQVDILVNNVGIFDPKEFKQITDAEWFKFFEVNVLSGVRLSRAYFDKMLANNWGRVIFISSESGIQIPAEMIHYGMTKTAQIAVARGLAELTTGTNVTVNTVLPGPTASEGATAFIKAVAKDQGLTDAEMEKEFFTNMRGSSLIKRFIAPNEIASMVTYIASPLSSATNGATLRADGGVIKTAF
- a CDS encoding GNAT family N-acetyltransferase, yielding MNDAAFIKKGFLISTDVNLIDFEAVYDYLDKQSYWAKGIPKDRLLRATNNSMCFGVYKDGKQAGFARVVTDKATFAYLCDVFVLPAYRGFGLSKWLMQSIINHDELQGLRRWSLATQDAHGLYKQFGFKEVTNPEVWMQIFTPYIQD
- a CDS encoding DUF4442 domain-containing protein, yielding MVVSENMLKWMMRLYPPLLFQRIWVQRFGKGFRSVKVKINKSLLNKNPNGSIFGGTIFAAADPFYPVLFNQILNTKGGKLKIWSKSAKIDFLKPGLTNLFFEVEITDADIEHARQTLSIYGKYEHAFPLDIYNTDGEICVSLINEVYIRDLNFKTEL
- a CDS encoding tetratricopeptide repeat protein yields the protein MKIKFFMAGLLGLISVTAFAQKGELNTAQTEYDKYESLKSQPTLALPSLQKAKESIDKAAANTKTATLPQTYAVKGGVYASLAENDTVATTSMPNFVIAQEALTKAKEADTKGEFKKLIDNGYLILAQYQIKKGVKAFQAKQYEDAYKAFDFYRTVLPEDTTAILYTGLAALNAKNYPAAIANYNKLVTTKYSGNEGVYGDLSSIYLETKDTTAALKAISDGLAKYPKNAELRKKEIVISLQSGKQKEVLDKIQAAIANDPKNKDLYYYAGLVYSQAADEYGSQANKTKDAAAKTALLAKRTDSFEKGNAMYKKALEIDPNYFEANLNLGYVIIAPAIDSYNAANRLPANKQKEYEAAIAKAKVQFELAKPYLLKAVELNPKSPDALSNLLTYYKGTKDDANAAKIKAQLDALPKN
- a CDS encoding ATP-binding protein, giving the protein MNLKRLIFEGEGVSLDFKKTITSCEKIAKTMVSFANNVGGRLLIGVLDDGTIKGVKAEDEERYMITKAANFFTRPALEPEFEEVYYDDKLVLVVNIPESSLKPHYSLAEDGKWWVYIRVKDKSVLASKIVVDVLKRSADDNGVLIEYTSKEKALLEHLEATQRITVKEFCDMLNIGRRRAQRILVNLVLSGVIRVHTTEKEEFYTAS